From Bacillus sp. FSL K6-3431, the proteins below share one genomic window:
- a CDS encoding SepM family pheromone-processing serine protease, which produces MNTFFSKIKTKKVLGTITILILISFFIPTPYYLFQPGSVEELASKVTVEGGEKKSDGNLYLTTVLSMKASNIYYLAYGLLAPHTDMRSIVEVKGDFTDKEYDRMLEHMMTSSQQNALVAGLRAAGEEVQVKPNGLFVSTVLGTSDAKGKIEVGDIIRKVDGEPINQMEDFLAFLGDKKAEEKVTLTFTRDGVEKSADIALIPLQNSENKVGVGIVLEDQFLIETARSVKINAADIGGPSAGLMFSLEVYNQLKIGDLTKGYEIAGTGTIDMVGNVGQIGGIREKITAVDKAGIDVFFCPADVHITDTNEKDVLDEAKKNGYEVKIVPVKTIQEAINYLKELPPKQSVA; this is translated from the coding sequence ATGAATACTTTTTTTTCAAAAATAAAAACAAAAAAAGTTCTAGGAACTATTACTATTCTAATCCTTATTTCATTTTTCATTCCGACTCCATATTATCTTTTTCAGCCAGGTTCTGTTGAAGAGCTTGCATCAAAAGTAACGGTGGAGGGTGGAGAAAAGAAATCTGATGGGAATCTCTATTTAACGACTGTCCTTTCAATGAAAGCTAGTAATATATACTATTTAGCATATGGGTTATTGGCTCCGCACACAGATATGCGAAGTATAGTAGAAGTAAAAGGTGATTTCACAGACAAAGAATATGACAGGATGCTTGAGCACATGATGACCTCTTCGCAACAAAATGCATTGGTTGCGGGCCTTCGGGCTGCTGGAGAAGAAGTTCAAGTGAAGCCAAATGGTCTATTTGTAAGCACTGTGCTGGGAACATCTGATGCAAAAGGAAAAATAGAAGTGGGAGATATTATTCGTAAGGTGGATGGCGAGCCGATTAATCAAATGGAGGATTTCCTTGCATTTCTTGGTGATAAAAAGGCAGAAGAAAAAGTGACGCTTACGTTTACTCGTGATGGGGTTGAAAAGAGTGCAGACATAGCACTCATTCCACTTCAAAATAGTGAAAATAAAGTGGGAGTCGGTATTGTCCTAGAGGACCAGTTCTTAATTGAAACAGCAAGGAGCGTAAAAATAAATGCGGCCGATATTGGAGGACCTTCTGCTGGCTTAATGTTTTCTTTAGAAGTATACAATCAGTTAAAGATAGGCGATTTAACCAAGGGGTACGAAATTGCAGGAACTGGAACAATTGATATGGTTGGAAATGTGGGTCAAATTGGAGGAATACGGGAAAAAATAACGGCCGTTGATAAAGCAGGGATTGACGTTTTTTTCTGTCCAGCAGATGTACACATAACGGATACAAATGAAAAAGATGTACTAGATGAAGCAAAGAAAAATGGGTATGAGGTCAAGATTGTACCTGTAAAAACAATACAAGAAGCTATCAACTATTTGAAAGAATTGCCTCCTAAACAAAGCGTTGCATAG
- a CDS encoding DUF1002 domain-containing protein, with the protein MFKQLGKLLLLVILGLGLLLQGGGQAAAEESINEKFGLPIVVYGETLTEAQKEEVRKLLKIKDQANVEEIIVTAKDLARLIDGSPNSRMFSSAKITLKEKGNGLVITRVNPENITEVTEEMYANALLTAGIENANVEVASPMKVSGHSALVGIYKAYESRGEMLDKDRMGVANEELDLATDLAEKEGLDDEKVGELLTEIKKMIAEQNPVTREEVEQIVEEQLNKMNIELSETDRQLLIDLFEKMRSLNIDFGNVKQQLEGITKDIKKKMEDVIGDEGFWDSVSNFFKKLFDSIANIFK; encoded by the coding sequence ATGTTTAAACAATTAGGCAAGCTATTGCTATTGGTTATATTAGGCTTAGGCCTTCTTTTACAAGGAGGAGGACAAGCCGCGGCAGAAGAAAGTATTAACGAAAAATTTGGCTTACCAATCGTCGTATATGGAGAGACTTTGACAGAAGCACAAAAAGAAGAAGTAAGAAAGCTACTTAAAATTAAAGATCAAGCAAATGTTGAAGAGATAATAGTTACAGCGAAGGACCTTGCGCGGCTCATAGATGGAAGTCCAAACTCACGTATGTTTTCATCTGCAAAGATCACATTGAAGGAAAAAGGGAATGGCCTTGTTATTACGAGGGTCAATCCAGAAAATATTACTGAAGTAACAGAAGAAATGTACGCCAATGCTTTATTAACTGCGGGAATAGAAAATGCGAATGTCGAAGTGGCGTCACCTATGAAGGTTAGCGGACACTCTGCTCTTGTTGGAATTTATAAAGCATATGAAAGCCGAGGAGAAATGCTTGATAAAGACCGGATGGGTGTAGCGAATGAAGAGCTTGACCTTGCTACGGATCTTGCCGAAAAAGAGGGCCTTGATGATGAAAAAGTTGGGGAGCTTTTAACTGAGATTAAAAAGATGATTGCGGAACAGAACCCTGTTACAAGGGAAGAAGTGGAGCAAATTGTTGAGGAACAATTAAATAAAATGAATATTGAACTAAGTGAAACGGATCGGCAGTTACTTATTGATTTGTTTGAAAAAATGCGTTCACTTAATATAGATTTTGGAAATGTGAAACAGCAGCTTGAAGGTATTACAAAAGATATTAAGAAAAAGATGGAAGACGTTATTGGCGACGAGGGATTTTGGGATAGTGTCTCTAATTTCTTCAAAAAGTTGTTTGATTCAATCGCCAATATTTTTAAATAG